One segment of Primulina tabacum isolate GXHZ01 chromosome 14, ASM2559414v2, whole genome shotgun sequence DNA contains the following:
- the LOC142525481 gene encoding importin subunit beta-1-like yields the protein MAMEVTQVLLSAQAVDSTIRKHSEETLKQFQEQNLPGFLLSLSGELASEEKPVESRKLAGLILKNALDAKEQHRKYELVQRWLSLDAAVKSQIKACLLQTLSSTVSDARSTASQVIAKVAGIELPHRQWPELVGSLLSNIHQIPSHVKQATLETLGYLCEEVGPEVVDQDQVNKILTAVVQGMNANEGNIDVRLAATRALYNALGFAQANFSNDMERDYIMRVVCEATLSPEGKIRQAAFECLVSIGSAYYDKLAPYIQDIFNITSKAVREDAEPIALQAIEFWSSICDEEIDILEEYGGGFTADSDVPCYYFIKQALPALVPMLLETLLKQEEDQDLDEGAWNLAMAGGTCLGLVARTVGDDIVPLVMPFIEENITKGDWRQREAATYAFGSILEGPSPDKLTPIVNVALSFMLTALTNDPNSHVKDTTAWTLGRIFEFLHGSTVETPIITPANCQQIITVLLQSMKDAPNVSEKACGALYFLAQGYEDVGSSPMTPYFQEIVQSLLNVTHREDAGESRLRTAAYETLNEVVRCSTDETAHLVLELVQVIMTELHKTLEAQKLSSDEREKQNELQGLLCGCLQVIIQKLGASEPTKYAFMQYADQIMNLFLRVFASRSATVHEEAMLAIGALAYATGSNFAKYMPDFYKYLEMGLQNFEEYQVCAVTVGVVGDLCRALEAAILPYCDGIMTQLLKDLSSNQLHRSVKPPIFSCFGDIALAIGENFEKYLMYSMPMLQSASELSAHTSGVDDEMLEYTNLLRNGILEAYSGIFQGFKNSPKTQLLIPYAPHILQFLDSIYMEKDMDDVVMKTAIGVLGDLADTLGSNAGSLIQQSLSSKDFLNECLSSDDHLIKESAEWARMAISRAISV from the exons ATGGCTATGGAAGTTACCCAGGTTCTTCTGAGCGCACAAGCAGTTGATTCAACAATAAGGAAGCACTCTGAGGAGACCTTGAAACAGTTTCAGGAACAAAACCTTCCTGGTTTCTTGTTATCCCTTTCTGGAGAGCTTGCTAGTGAGGAAAAACCAGTTGAAAGCCGGAAACTAGCAGGTTTGATTCTTAAAAATGCTTTGGATGCCAAGGAACAGCATAGAAAGTATGAGCTTGTGCAAAGATGGTTATCATTAGATGCTGCTGTAAAGAGCCAAATCAAGGCATGCTTGTTACAGACCCTCTCCTCTACTGTATCTGATGCGAGGTCCACAGCATCACAAGTCATTGCAAAAGTTGCTGGCATTGAATTGCCGCATCGTCAGTGGCCTGAGCTGGTAGGATCCCTTCTATCAAATATCCACCAGATTCCTTCCCATGTTAAACAAGCTACCCTTGAAACACTGGGGTACTTATGTGAGGAAGTTGGTCCAGAGGTTGTTGATCAAGATCAAGTAAACAAAATACTTACAGCAGTAGTTCAAGGCATGAATGCTAATGAAGGAAATATAGATGTCCGTCTTGCTGCCACCCGGGCTCTGTATAATGCTTTGGGATTTGCCCAGGCTAACTTTTCGAATGATATGGAGCGAGATTACATAATGAGAGTTGTTTGTGAGGCCACACTCTCACCAGAAGGGAAGATTCGGCAGGCTGCATTCGAGTGTTTGGTCTCGATTGGGTCAGCATATTATGATAAGTTAGCTCCATACATTCAAGACATTTTCAATATCACTTCCAAGGCTGTCCGAGAAGATGCTGAGCCGATTGCTCTTCAGGCAATTGAATTTTGGAGCTCCATATGTGATGAGGAAATTGATATTTTGGAAGAGTATGGAGGTGGTTTTACCGCAGATTCTGATGTTCCAtgctattattttattaagcaGGCACTACCTGCTCTGGTTCCTATGTTATTAGAGACACTCCTTAAGCAAGAAGAGGATCAGGATCTGGACGAGGGTGCTTGGAATCTTGCAATGGCTGGTGGAACTTGCCTTGGTTTGGTCGCCCGAACGGTGGGAGATGACATTGTACCTCTCGTCATGCCATTTATCGAAGAGAATATAACAAAGGGAGACTGGAGGCAGAGAGAAGCTGCCACTTATGCATTTGGTTCCATATTAGAAGGACCTTCACCTGACAAGCTAACTCCTATTGTCAATGTTGCTTTAAGTTTCATGCTTACTGCTTTGACCAATGATCCAAATAGCCATGTTAAAGATACAACTGCGTGGACCCTGGGAAGAATATTTGAATTTCTTCATGGTTCAACTGTGGAGACTCCTATCATTACCCCAGCAAACTGTCAACAGATTATCACAGTTCTCCTCCAGAGCATGAAAGACGCACCTAATGTCTCTGAGAAAGCATGTGGTGCTCTCTATTTCTTAGCTCAAGGTTACGAGGATGTGGGCTCATCACCTATGACACCTTATTTCCAGGAAATTGTTCAGTCTCTTCTCAATGTCACTCATAGAGAAGATGCAGGTGAGTCTCGACTTAGGACAGCTGCCTATGAGACCCTAAATGAAGTAGTAAGGTGCTCGACTGATGAAACAGCTCACTTAGTGTTGGAACTAGTTCAAGTAATCATGACTGAGCTTCACAAGACTCTCGAAGCACAGAAACTTTCTTCTGATGAGAGAGAGAAGCAGAATGAATTACAGGGCCTTCTATGTGGGTGCTTGCAGGTTATCATCCAGAAATTAGGTGCATCGGAACCGACCAAGTATGCTTTTATGCAGTATGCAGACCAGATAATGAATCTTTTTCTACGAGTTTTTGCTAGTAGAAGTGCCactgttcatgaagaagcgatGCTTGCCATTGGTGCCCTTGCCTATGCAACAGGTAGCAACTTTGCTAAGTACATGCCAGATTTTTATAAGTATTTGGAGATGGGACTTCAGAATTTTGAGGAATATCAAGTCTGTGCTGTCACCGTTGGTGTTGTGGGGGATTTGTGCAGGGCTTTGGAGGCTGCTATTTTACCTTATTGTGATGGGATAATGACCCAGCTTCTTAAAGACTTGTCAAGCAACCAGTTGCACCGGTCTGTGAAGCCTCCAATCTTTTCATGCTTTGGTGACATAGCTCTGGCAATTGGAGAGAACTTTGAGAAGTATTTGATGTATTCGATGCCCATGTTGCAGAGTGCTTCAGAGTTGTCTGCCCACACATCAGGTGTTGATGATGAAATGTTAGAATATACTAACCTTCTAAGGAATGGAATTTTAGAGGCATATTCTGGGATATTTCAGGGCTTCAAGAACTCTCCTAAAACCCAACTTTTGATTCCGTACGCACCTCACATTCTGCAATTCCTGGACAGCATTTACATGGAGAAAGATAT GGATGATGTCGTGATGAAAACTGCTATAGGAGTCCTTGGAGATCTAGCTGATACTTTGGGCAGTAATGCGGGTTCTTTGATTCAGCAGTCTCTGTCAAGCAAAGACTTTTTAAATGAATGCTTGTCTTCAGATGATCATTTGATTAAAGAATCTGCTGAGTGGGCCAGGATGGCCATTAGTCGTGCCATATCTGTTTGA